A window of the Sphaerobacter thermophilus DSM 20745 genome harbors these coding sequences:
- a CDS encoding glycosyltransferase family 2 protein: MALSTSVVIVNYNGWPLLRGCLASLREQERPADEIIVVDNGSRDETTRFLPVEFPEVRLVDAGRNLGFAAGNNLGIAHARGEVVVLLNNDTVAEPGFIARITEPLERDPAVGAVAATMVFAGAPDIVASAGIEVYRDGLALDRGVGLPRATLTAPAPVFGASAGAAAYRRAALDDVGFLPEPFFMYLEDVDLAWRLRLRGWEAVHAPGAVVRHFYSASSVEGSAWKRRLLARNRLWVIARCMPTPLLRRGGWAVLRYEAMAGGYALTRRDWAALDGRLRGLMGLPARLQERRVIQGAATVSAEKVGRWLQSPLPPTELLRVRRLTAELAVNGAGSWSGQQAAPPA; encoded by the coding sequence GTGGCGCTATCGACCTCCGTCGTCATTGTCAACTACAACGGATGGCCGCTGTTGCGCGGCTGTCTCGCATCCCTGCGGGAGCAGGAGCGCCCGGCCGACGAAATCATCGTCGTTGACAACGGCTCCCGCGACGAGACGACCCGGTTCCTGCCCGTGGAGTTTCCCGAGGTGCGGCTGGTTGACGCCGGTCGCAACCTGGGCTTCGCTGCCGGGAACAACCTGGGAATCGCCCATGCCCGGGGCGAGGTCGTGGTGCTGCTCAACAACGACACCGTCGCCGAGCCGGGCTTCATCGCACGCATCACCGAGCCGTTGGAACGCGACCCTGCCGTCGGCGCGGTTGCCGCGACCATGGTCTTCGCCGGCGCGCCCGACATCGTGGCCTCGGCAGGGATCGAGGTGTACCGCGACGGCCTCGCGCTCGACCGCGGCGTCGGCTTGCCCCGGGCTACGCTGACCGCGCCGGCGCCCGTCTTCGGGGCGTCGGCAGGGGCGGCTGCCTATCGGCGGGCGGCTCTGGACGATGTGGGGTTCCTCCCCGAGCCTTTCTTTATGTATCTGGAGGACGTGGACCTTGCCTGGCGCTTGCGCCTGCGCGGCTGGGAGGCGGTCCACGCGCCGGGCGCGGTGGTGCGGCACTTCTACTCGGCCTCGTCGGTCGAAGGCTCGGCCTGGAAGCGGCGGCTGCTGGCCCGGAATCGCCTCTGGGTCATCGCGCGCTGCATGCCGACCCCGCTCCTGCGGCGGGGAGGCTGGGCCGTGCTCCGCTATGAGGCGATGGCGGGGGGCTACGCGCTGACGCGGCGTGACTGGGCCGCCTTGGACGGGCGCCTCCGCGGGCTGATGGGCCTGCCGGCCAGATTGCAGGAGCGCCGCGTGATCCAGGGCGCCGCGACGGTGTCGGCTGAGAAGGTGGGTCGCTGGCTCCAGTCGCCGCTGCCGCCCACGGAGTTGCTGCGCGTACGGCGGCTGACCGCGGAGCTGGCGGTGAACGGTGCAGGGTCGTGGTCCGGCCAACAGGCGGCGCCACCGGCCTGA
- a CDS encoding RidA family protein gives MSKQIIQTDKAPAAIGPYSQAVRLGNLVFTAGQIPLDPATGKLVEGGIEEQTRRVLENLKAILAEAGSSLDRVVKTTCFLANLDDFAAFNSVYATYFSENPPARSTFQVAKLPAGALVEIECIAECE, from the coding sequence ATGAGCAAGCAGATCATCCAGACGGATAAGGCACCGGCAGCGATCGGGCCGTACTCGCAGGCGGTTCGTCTCGGCAATCTCGTCTTCACCGCCGGGCAAATTCCGCTCGACCCGGCGACGGGCAAGCTAGTCGAGGGCGGTATCGAGGAGCAGACCCGGCGCGTGCTGGAGAACCTGAAGGCCATCCTGGCCGAGGCGGGCTCGTCGCTCGACCGCGTCGTCAAGACGACCTGCTTCCTGGCCAACCTGGACGACTTCGCCGCCTTCAACAGCGTCTACGCGACCTACTTCAGCGAGAACCCGCCCGCGCGCAGCACCTTCCAGGTAGCCAAGCTGCCCGCGGGTGCGCTGGTCGAGATCGAGTGCATCGCCGAGTGCGAGTAG